A stretch of the Ostrea edulis chromosome 9, xbOstEdul1.1, whole genome shotgun sequence genome encodes the following:
- the LOC125659902 gene encoding tyramine receptor tyra-2-like isoform X2: MKTMQMKKGKLKINIDQDFDSCPLQDANSQIDLNSTPVAQVKMSDKATQISPVTKKQCTTSPTGNLKLSKTNVLEDSGNQKNTNENVGCNDYVLPDVICKSQIEEEESEDENQPCLLDINVNKTIQETRRDCDQNQPTERGQSKSIKADRDSNKRAPKKKASIKLGSVMYKKRNSKSKHIQGIKTKYELREQRATKRMAIVMGCFLFCWFPFLFMYLIRSFCVSCYLNVHIQASIIWLGYVNSSINPILYTLFNDDFRNAFKIILGFELEHSRRNKL; the protein is encoded by the coding sequence ATGAAGACTATGCAGATGAAGAAGgggaaattgaaaataaacattgacCAAGATTTTGATAGCTGCCCCTTACAAGACGCAAATAGTCAAATTGACCTGAATTCAACACCAGTCGCTCAAGTAAAAATGTCTGATAAAGCCACTCAAATCAGTCCAGTAACAAAGAAGCAGTGTACGACATCGCCTACTGGCAATCTGAAACTGTCAAAAACAAACGTCCTTGAAGACAGTGGTAATCAGAAAAACACAAACGAGAATGTAGGCTGTAACGATTATGTTTTACCGGATGTCATATGTAAAAGTCAGATCGAGGAGGAGGAATCCGAGGACGAAAATCAACCTTGCCTATTAGATATCAATGTTAACAAAACTATCCAAGAAACCCGAAGGGATTGTGATCAGAATCAACCAACAGAAAGGGGGCAATCTAAAAGCATAAAAGCAGATCGTGACAGTAATAAACGAGCTCCAAAGAAAAAGGCTTCAATAAAACTTGGTTCGGTAATGTACAAGAAACGAAATTCGAAATCGAAACATATTCAAGGAATAAAGACAAAATACGAGTTACGAGAACAACGAGCAACGAAGCGCATGGCCATTGTAATGGGATGTTTCCTGTTCTGTTGGTTTCCATTCCTCTTTATGTACCTCATTCGAAGTTTCTGTGTATCGTGCTATCTAAACGTACACATACAGGCGTCCATAATCTGGCTGGGGTATGTCAACTCCAGCATAAATCccattttatatacattgttCAATGATGATTTTAGGAATGCATTCAAAATTATTCTCGGTTTTGAATTAGAACATTCCCGAAGaaacaaattataa
- the LOC125659902 gene encoding octopamine receptor 2-like isoform X1 → MSNTSITNTVWAISVNSVVTPRMMVNMNKTELDILLPCGSNTTRWALTDPVCSLNFHSFFSFVFVAVLLSLITMWTIFGNSLVWVALYRFPKLRSISNCLIGNLAMSDLLLALTVLPISLGHDLLGYWVFGDIMCRIWLCIDVLYCTASIWGLVTIAVDRYTATVYPVWYFERRSPRRALIYILMVWFFSIIVSIAPFIGWREMIPHLYKFNTETKRYECVLFETEGYVVYSAMGSFVIPTILMLFLYFRIFGILRKRMKTMQMKKGKLKINIDQDFDSCPLQDANSQIDLNSTPVAQVKMSDKATQISPVTKKQCTTSPTGNLKLSKTNVLEDSGNQKNTNENVGCNDYVLPDVICKSQIEEEESEDENQPCLLDINVNKTIQETRRDCDQNQPTERGQSKSIKADRDSNKRAPKKKASIKLGSVMYKKRNSKSKHIQGIKTKYELREQRATKRMAIVMGCFLFCWFPFLFMYLIRSFCVSCYLNVHIQASIIWLGYVNSSINPILYTLFNDDFRNAFKIILGFELEHSRRNKL, encoded by the coding sequence ATGTCCAACACATCGATAACAAACACGGTGTGGGCTATTTCTGTCAATAGTGTAGTCACACCACGAATGATGgtaaatatgaataaaacagAATTGGATATCTTACTTCCGTGTGGATCCAACACGACAAGATGGGCCCTAACAGACCCAGTGTGTTCACTGAATTTCCATTCATTTTTCTCCTTCGTGTTTGTGGCTGTTCTTCTATCGCTAATAACTATGTGGACAATCTTTGGAAATTCATTGGTGTGGGTTGCGTTGTACCGATTTCCAAAACTAAGATCCATATCCAACTGTCTAATTGGAAATCTTGCAATGAGCGATTTGCTGTTGGCTTTAACAGTTTTACCAATATCCCTCGGACACGACCTGCTTGGGTACTGGGTGTTTGGAGATATAATGTGTCGAATATGGCTTTGTATAGACGTGTTATACTGTACAGCTTCTATATGGGGACTAGTAACAATTGCTGTCGACCGCTATACAGCTACTGTTTACCCAGTATGGTATTTTGAGCGGCGATCACCACGTAGAGCACTGATTTATATTCTCATGGTATGGTTTTTCTCCATAATTGTGTCCATTGCTCCCTTTATTGGATGGAGAGAAATGATTCCCCATCTTTATAAATTCAATACAGAGACAAAGAGATATGAATGTGTTCTGTTTGAGACGGAAGGGTACGTTGTTTACTCCGCAATGGGGTCATTTGTGATACCGACCATCTTAATGTTGTTTCTTTACTTCAGAATTTTCGGAATTCTACGTAAACGAATGAAGACTATGCAGATGAAGAAGgggaaattgaaaataaacattgacCAAGATTTTGATAGCTGCCCCTTACAAGACGCAAATAGTCAAATTGACCTGAATTCAACACCAGTCGCTCAAGTAAAAATGTCTGATAAAGCCACTCAAATCAGTCCAGTAACAAAGAAGCAGTGTACGACATCGCCTACTGGCAATCTGAAACTGTCAAAAACAAACGTCCTTGAAGACAGTGGTAATCAGAAAAACACAAACGAGAATGTAGGCTGTAACGATTATGTTTTACCGGATGTCATATGTAAAAGTCAGATCGAGGAGGAGGAATCCGAGGACGAAAATCAACCTTGCCTATTAGATATCAATGTTAACAAAACTATCCAAGAAACCCGAAGGGATTGTGATCAGAATCAACCAACAGAAAGGGGGCAATCTAAAAGCATAAAAGCAGATCGTGACAGTAATAAACGAGCTCCAAAGAAAAAGGCTTCAATAAAACTTGGTTCGGTAATGTACAAGAAACGAAATTCGAAATCGAAACATATTCAAGGAATAAAGACAAAATACGAGTTACGAGAACAACGAGCAACGAAGCGCATGGCCATTGTAATGGGATGTTTCCTGTTCTGTTGGTTTCCATTCCTCTTTATGTACCTCATTCGAAGTTTCTGTGTATCGTGCTATCTAAACGTACACATACAGGCGTCCATAATCTGGCTGGGGTATGTCAACTCCAGCATAAATCccattttatatacattgttCAATGATGATTTTAGGAATGCATTCAAAATTATTCTCGGTTTTGAATTAGAACATTCCCGAAGaaacaaattataa